One segment of Porticoccus hydrocarbonoclasticus MCTG13d DNA contains the following:
- the phoU gene encoding phosphate signaling complex protein PhoU yields the protein MDNLNLDQHISRQFNDDLEEIRTSMLEMGGLVERQVADAIRALEDADSTLADKVMEVESRIDSMEMDIDDTCTTLIARRQPAASDLRMVLAVSKTLRDLERIGDEANKIAKMAILLSEQGSAPRGYTEVRHIGNCVRKMLNDALDAFSRFDAESAIATMKEDRQVDMDYKSALREMITYMMEDPRSISRSMNILWTLRSLERIGDHAKNICEHIVYLVQGRDIRHRDPD from the coding sequence ATGGACAACTTGAATCTCGACCAACATATTTCCAGACAATTTAATGACGACTTGGAAGAAATCAGGACCAGCATGCTGGAAATGGGCGGCCTGGTGGAAAGGCAGGTAGCCGATGCGATTCGCGCCCTGGAGGATGCCGACAGCACCCTGGCGGATAAGGTCATGGAGGTAGAATCCAGAATAGATTCCATGGAGATGGACATCGATGACACCTGCACCACACTGATTGCCCGGCGCCAGCCGGCGGCCAGTGATCTGCGGATGGTACTCGCCGTGTCCAAGACGCTCCGGGATTTGGAGAGGATCGGCGACGAAGCCAATAAAATTGCCAAAATGGCAATTCTGCTCTCCGAGCAGGGCAGTGCGCCCCGGGGTTATACCGAGGTGCGCCATATTGGCAATTGCGTGCGCAAGATGCTCAATGACGCACTGGATGCCTTTTCCCGCTTTGATGCAGAATCCGCTATCGCCACCATGAAAGAAGACCGTCAGGTGGATATGGACTACAAGTCTGCCTTGCGTGAAATGATCACCTACATGATGGAAGACCCCCGCAGTATTTCACGCTCCATGAATATTCTCTGGACACTGCGTTCTCTGGAGCGTATTGGTGACCACGCCAAGAATATCTGTGAGCATATTGTCTATCTGGTTCAGGGCCGGGATATCCGGCATCGCGACCCCGATTGA
- a CDS encoding phosphate-starvation-inducible PsiE family protein has product MSKSIDRAVSVIHTVKKWMSFFVLVLMTLIVTISIVELGIILYLDLFDPTDDVLFLEIDELFKIFGFFFIILIGFELVETVEMYFKDNIIHAEVVLLVAVIAVSRKVILLDLEKYDPLAIMGLGIIIIALGACYWFIKVSYRRANV; this is encoded by the coding sequence GTGAGCAAAAGTATCGATAGAGCGGTTTCCGTAATTCATACAGTAAAAAAGTGGATGTCATTTTTTGTTCTTGTTTTGATGACATTAATTGTCACTATTTCGATAGTAGAGCTCGGAATAATTTTATATTTGGATTTATTTGATCCTACAGATGATGTGCTTTTTCTTGAAATAGATGAGTTATTTAAAATCTTTGGTTTCTTTTTTATTATTCTCATTGGATTCGAGCTTGTAGAGACAGTAGAAATGTATTTTAAAGATAATATTATACATGCGGAGGTTGTTTTATTGGTGGCAGTTATAGCTGTTTCTCGAAAGGTAATTTTGCTAGATCTAGAAAAATATGATCCCTTAGCAATAATGGGCTTAGGCATTATTATTATCGCTTTAGGGGCTTGTTATTGGTTTATCAAGGTGAGTTACAGGCGAGCAAATGTATAA
- a CDS encoding Lrp/AsnC family transcriptional regulator has protein sequence MKLDAYDRAILRKLQQEGRISNQDLAENVNLSPSPCLRRVRRLEEEGVIDGYTARLNARRLGLNLMAFIQISMDKHIPERFEGFESAVANFPEVLECHLITGQAADYLLKVVVEDMDGYQQFLLNKITRIEGVSGVQSSFVLKSPQNTATLPV, from the coding sequence ATGAAACTGGACGCCTACGACCGGGCCATTCTGAGAAAGCTGCAACAGGAAGGGCGCATCTCCAACCAGGACCTGGCTGAAAATGTGAATCTCTCACCATCTCCCTGCCTGCGCCGGGTGCGGCGTCTGGAAGAGGAAGGGGTTATCGATGGCTATACCGCCCGGCTGAACGCCCGGCGGCTGGGATTAAACCTGATGGCTTTTATCCAGATCAGCATGGATAAGCATATCCCCGAGCGCTTCGAAGGGTTCGAATCAGCGGTCGCCAACTTCCCGGAAGTGCTGGAGTGCCATCTGATCACCGGGCAGGCGGCAGACTACCTGCTCAAGGTGGTTGTGGAGGATATGGACGGCTACCAGCAGTTTTTGTTGAATAAAATTACCCGTATCGAGGGGGTATCCGGGGTGCAATCGTCCTTTGTTTTGAAATCGCCGCAGAATACGGCAACGTTGCCAGTATGA
- the putA gene encoding bifunctional proline dehydrogenase/L-glutamate gamma-semialdehyde dehydrogenase PutA produces MTLTDLRTRIRRATSTDEHACVEQLLAAFPLSEAQQQQSLNQARQLVESCREATEGKYLLDAFLQEFGLSNREGVALMCLAEALLRVPDEATADKLIAEKIRDGNWANHRGHSDSLFVNASVWGLMLTGAILPLSEEITTDTSRWMKQLVSRLGEPVLRRAMLRAMKMMGSHYVLGQSLPEAIARGHNEASPNTRFSFDMLGEGARTEADARRYFEAYASAIETIGKASRDATTPRTSPLTSDGISVKLSALHPRYQFSQRDLVMGELLPRIRELAIAARSHRIGLSIDAEEAARLELSLDIFEALARDPALSDWDGLGFVLQAYQKRAPAVIPWLIKLAGETRRQFMVRLVKGAYWDTEIKLAQQQGLADYPVFTRKAHTDLCYLHCAQQLLAAPGAVYPQFATHNAQTITTIQQLAGDAPYEFQRLHGMGEVLYGQWQRQPAELPPVRVYAPVGEHRDLLPYLVRRLLENGANSSFLNHLLDEQMSVDSLVRPLLPQIRSVRPHRHRLIPLPVNIYRAAGEERAGAAGLDLNNPLISEPLVAALNETPIPVRAGPVVGGEWVQRDPQPVLSPADGIMVVGHCTMANDEDVTKALQQAATAQWAWSQRGGAARADILERMAELLTEHQLALLKLIVQEAGRTIADALAEVREAIDFCHYYALQARYRFSGGIDLPGPTGESNQLCLEGRGVFLCISPWNFPLAIFTGQTAAALVAGNAVIAKPALQTPLVAAKATELFHRAGVPVDVLHLLPGEGAKLGERLLPDPRIAGVAFTGSSATAKIIQRQLARRPGAIVPLIAETGGQNVMLVDSTALPEQVVDDVISSAFLSAGQRCSALRVLFIQDDIADDLLTTLTGALQTLKVGNPASLATDIGPVIDGRARDTLMAHIERISRESTLLGSLKTEQIPSRGYFVAPHLVEIDSLAQLPEEVFGPILHVIRYRAADIDRVLAQINDSGFGLTLGIQSRLKRFADYVFSHTRVGNTYINRNMVGAVVGSNPFGGCGLSGTGPKAGGPLYLMAFATEKTRTENTTARGGNTALFSLPDD; encoded by the coding sequence ATGACATTGACTGATCTAAGAACCCGAATTCGCCGGGCCACTTCTACCGATGAGCACGCTTGTGTCGAGCAATTGCTGGCGGCCTTCCCCCTCAGCGAGGCGCAGCAACAGCAATCGCTTAACCAGGCCCGCCAATTGGTAGAGAGTTGCCGTGAGGCAACCGAGGGTAAATACCTGCTGGATGCCTTTTTACAGGAATTCGGCCTGTCCAATCGCGAAGGCGTTGCCCTGATGTGTCTGGCGGAGGCACTGCTGCGGGTGCCGGATGAGGCCACCGCCGACAAGTTGATCGCAGAAAAAATCCGCGACGGCAACTGGGCCAATCACCGTGGGCACTCGGACTCCCTGTTCGTCAATGCCTCGGTGTGGGGTCTGATGCTGACCGGTGCGATACTGCCCCTAAGTGAAGAGATCACCACAGATACCAGCCGCTGGATGAAACAACTGGTGAGCCGACTGGGTGAGCCGGTGTTAAGACGGGCCATGCTGCGGGCGATGAAGATGATGGGCAGCCACTATGTGCTGGGCCAGAGCCTGCCCGAAGCCATCGCCCGAGGCCATAACGAAGCATCGCCAAATACCCGTTTTTCCTTTGATATGCTGGGTGAAGGTGCCCGCACAGAGGCGGATGCCCGTCGTTATTTCGAGGCCTATGCGTCCGCCATTGAAACCATCGGCAAAGCCAGCCGGGACGCGACTACACCCCGTACCTCACCCCTTACCTCGGATGGCATTTCGGTCAAGCTGTCCGCCCTGCACCCCCGCTATCAATTCAGTCAACGGGATCTGGTGATGGGCGAACTGCTGCCGCGCATCCGGGAGCTGGCCATTGCTGCCCGAAGTCACCGTATCGGCCTGAGCATTGATGCCGAAGAGGCCGCCAGACTGGAGCTATCCCTCGATATCTTTGAAGCACTGGCCCGCGACCCGGCCTTGTCTGACTGGGATGGTCTGGGCTTTGTGCTACAGGCCTACCAGAAACGTGCCCCGGCCGTGATTCCCTGGTTGATCAAACTGGCCGGAGAAACCCGGCGCCAATTCATGGTCAGGCTGGTGAAAGGTGCCTATTGGGATACAGAGATCAAACTCGCCCAGCAACAGGGGCTCGCCGACTACCCGGTGTTTACCCGCAAGGCACATACGGACCTCTGTTACCTGCACTGTGCGCAACAGCTGCTCGCGGCACCGGGAGCCGTCTATCCACAATTCGCCACCCACAACGCCCAGACCATCACCACCATTCAGCAGCTGGCCGGCGATGCCCCCTATGAATTCCAGCGCCTGCACGGTATGGGCGAGGTGCTCTATGGGCAATGGCAACGGCAGCCAGCTGAGTTGCCACCGGTAAGGGTTTACGCGCCGGTTGGCGAACACCGCGATCTGCTGCCCTATCTGGTGAGGCGTTTACTGGAAAATGGCGCCAACAGCTCCTTTTTAAACCACCTGCTGGATGAGCAGATGTCGGTGGACTCTCTGGTGAGACCCCTGCTACCCCAGATTCGCTCGGTGAGGCCCCATCGCCACCGACTGATTCCATTACCGGTGAATATCTACCGCGCCGCCGGTGAAGAGCGTGCCGGGGCGGCCGGTTTGGACCTGAACAATCCACTGATCAGTGAACCACTGGTTGCCGCACTCAACGAGACACCCATCCCTGTCCGGGCCGGGCCTGTGGTGGGCGGGGAATGGGTACAGCGGGACCCACAGCCAGTCCTGTCCCCCGCCGATGGCATAATGGTGGTGGGCCACTGCACGATGGCCAACGATGAAGATGTGACCAAAGCCCTGCAACAGGCAGCCACGGCACAGTGGGCCTGGAGCCAGCGTGGCGGTGCCGCACGCGCTGACATACTGGAACGAATGGCCGAGCTGCTGACAGAACATCAGCTGGCGCTGTTGAAGCTGATTGTGCAGGAGGCGGGACGCACGATTGCCGATGCGTTGGCGGAGGTGCGGGAAGCAATCGACTTCTGCCACTATTACGCCCTGCAGGCCCGCTACCGGTTTTCCGGGGGTATCGATCTGCCCGGCCCCACCGGAGAGAGCAACCAGCTCTGTCTCGAAGGCCGCGGCGTGTTTCTCTGCATCAGTCCATGGAATTTCCCGCTGGCCATTTTTACCGGGCAGACCGCAGCGGCATTGGTGGCAGGCAATGCGGTGATCGCCAAACCCGCCCTGCAGACACCGCTGGTGGCAGCCAAAGCCACAGAGCTGTTCCATCGGGCCGGTGTGCCAGTCGATGTGTTACACCTCCTGCCCGGCGAGGGCGCGAAACTGGGCGAACGGTTGCTGCCGGACCCACGGATTGCCGGCGTTGCCTTTACCGGGTCCAGCGCTACGGCCAAAATCATCCAGCGACAGCTGGCCCGTCGCCCCGGTGCCATTGTGCCGCTTATCGCGGAGACCGGTGGCCAGAATGTCATGCTGGTGGATTCCACCGCCCTGCCGGAACAGGTGGTGGATGATGTGATTTCTTCGGCCTTCCTCAGTGCCGGGCAACGTTGCTCGGCACTGCGAGTGCTGTTTATTCAGGACGATATTGCCGATGACCTGCTGACGACACTTACCGGCGCACTGCAAACCCTGAAGGTCGGCAATCCTGCCAGCCTGGCTACCGATATAGGCCCGGTGATTGACGGGCGCGCCAGGGATACCCTGATGGCCCATATCGAGCGGATAAGTCGGGAAAGCACATTACTGGGGAGTCTGAAAACGGAGCAGATACCCTCGCGAGGGTATTTTGTGGCACCACATCTGGTTGAGATCGACTCACTGGCGCAACTGCCCGAGGAGGTGTTCGGGCCTATCCTCCATGTGATCCGCTATCGCGCCGCAGATATTGACCGGGTACTGGCGCAAATCAACGACAGTGGTTTTGGCCTGACACTGGGGATTCAAAGCCGCCTGAAACGGTTTGCCGACTATGTGTTCAGCCATACCCGGGTGGGCAATACGTATATCAACCGCAACATGGTGGGTGCCGTGGTGGGCAGCAATCCCTTTGGCGGTTGCGGACTCTCCGGTACGGGCCCGAAAGCCGGAGGCCCCCTCTACCTGATGGCCTTTGCGACCGAGAAAACCCGCACGGAAAATACCACCGCCCGCGGCGGCAATACGGCGTTGTTTTCGCTACCGGATGATTAA
- a CDS encoding nucleoside deaminase, whose product MCDPIDTELLIKCGENVIDLAVGNVKAGGLPFAAIIVNQNRKIIGKGVNQVAKHLDCTAHAEIQAIREASRNEQTFSLKGTILIASGEPCALCYMAIRMAEIMKVIIVSDRYEAEKHGFDYLWTYKYFNASLFHELEVVTLDNDRKLLPFQLAQINLSD is encoded by the coding sequence ATGTGTGACCCTATTGATACAGAACTTCTCATAAAGTGTGGAGAAAACGTTATTGATTTGGCTGTTGGCAATGTCAAGGCAGGTGGGCTGCCATTTGCAGCGATTATCGTTAACCAGAATAGAAAGATTATTGGCAAAGGGGTAAATCAAGTCGCCAAGCATCTGGATTGTACCGCACACGCTGAAATCCAGGCGATAAGAGAGGCTTCACGGAATGAACAAACTTTTTCTTTAAAAGGAACGATATTAATTGCTTCAGGAGAGCCTTGCGCTCTCTGTTATATGGCAATCCGTATGGCTGAGATTATGAAAGTTATTATCGTATCGGATAGATATGAGGCGGAAAAACACGGGTTCGATTATCTATGGACTTACAAGTATTTCAACGCCAGCCTCTTCCATGAGCTCGAGGTTGTGACGCTGGATAATGACAGGAAATTACTCCCATTCCAGTTAGCCCAAATCAATTTGAGTGATTAA
- the pstB gene encoding phosphate ABC transporter ATP-binding protein PstB, with protein MMTGENLYIPEKTVGAPFVDDPKMRMRDVNVFYGADQAIHGVSLDIGKNEVVALIGPSGCGKSTFLRCMNRMNDTIDICRVEGSLHLENQDIYDPKLDVVELRARVGMVFQKPNPFPKSIYDNVAYGPRIHGLANRKTDLDEIVENSLRKAGLWDEVKDRLDSAGTGLSGGQQQRLCIARTIAVSPEVVLMDEPCSALDPIATAKIEELIRELSESYTIAIVTHSMQQAARVSQRTAYFHLGWLVEMNDTDTVFTKPQHELTESYITGRFG; from the coding sequence ATGATGACAGGAGAAAATTTGTACATTCCGGAAAAAACCGTTGGTGCGCCCTTTGTGGATGATCCCAAGATGCGCATGCGTGATGTGAATGTGTTTTATGGTGCGGACCAGGCTATCCACGGGGTCAGTCTGGATATCGGCAAAAACGAGGTGGTGGCACTGATCGGCCCCAGTGGCTGTGGAAAATCCACCTTTCTGCGCTGCATGAACCGGATGAACGATACCATTGATATTTGCCGGGTGGAGGGTAGCCTGCATCTGGAAAATCAGGATATTTATGACCCGAAACTGGATGTGGTTGAGCTGCGCGCCCGGGTGGGGATGGTCTTTCAGAAGCCCAATCCTTTCCCCAAGTCGATTTATGACAACGTCGCCTATGGCCCACGGATTCACGGTCTGGCCAATCGCAAAACCGATCTGGATGAGATTGTGGAAAACAGTTTGCGCAAGGCGGGGTTGTGGGACGAGGTAAAGGATCGCCTGGACTCTGCCGGGACTGGCCTCTCTGGTGGGCAGCAGCAACGGTTGTGTATTGCCAGGACCATTGCCGTCAGCCCGGAAGTGGTATTGATGGACGAGCCCTGTTCGGCTCTGGACCCGATTGCCACCGCCAAGATCGAAGAGCTGATCAGGGAGCTGAGCGAATCCTACACCATTGCAATCGTTACTCACTCGATGCAGCAGGCCGCCCGGGTTTCCCAGCGCACCGCCTATTTCCACCTTGGCTGGCTGGTTGAAATGAACGACACAGACACCGTCTTCACCAAGCCGCAACACGAGCTGACGGAATCCTACATTACCGGCCGCTTTGGTTAA
- the pstA gene encoding phosphate ABC transporter permease PstA codes for MSVTTEQVRKTLARRYRAEKRFKAYGICAISIGLLALLLLFTDIIGKGYRAFYEYSVALQITFDPESLEIDDPRDLEQLQYGNYEAVVREALQARFPGVEGREDRRALAALVSTAAGYRLREMLENSPELLGQTRTLWLQLNDDADMFLKSSEAKRKTARLSDQQQTWMLELEQSDEVRAGFNHSLFTRGDSREPEQAGILGAILGSFFTMLVTLALSFPIGVAAAVYLEEFAPKNRFTDFIEVNINNLAAVPSIIFGLLGLAVFIGLFGMPRSVPLVGGLVLTLMTLPTIIISSRAAIKAVPPSIRQAAMGLGASKMQVVLQFVLPLALPGMLTGGIIGMAQALGETAPLLMIGMVAFIVELPAGAMDAATVLPVQVFLWASSPEQSFVTMTSAAIMVLMTFLITMNTLAVVMRKRLERRW; via the coding sequence ATGAGTGTAACCACCGAACAGGTTCGCAAAACGCTGGCGCGACGCTATCGGGCAGAAAAACGCTTCAAGGCCTATGGTATCTGTGCCATCAGTATTGGCCTGCTGGCACTGCTGTTGTTGTTCACCGATATCATCGGCAAGGGTTACCGGGCATTTTACGAATATTCCGTCGCTTTGCAGATTACCTTTGACCCGGAAAGCCTGGAAATAGACGATCCCCGGGATCTGGAACAGCTTCAGTACGGCAACTACGAAGCGGTTGTTAGAGAGGCTCTTCAGGCGCGCTTTCCCGGCGTGGAAGGGCGCGAAGACAGGCGCGCACTGGCTGCGCTGGTGAGCACCGCCGCAGGCTATCGGCTGCGTGAGATGTTGGAAAACTCGCCGGAATTGCTGGGCCAGACCCGCACACTGTGGTTGCAGCTCAATGATGATGCAGACATGTTTCTGAAGAGCAGTGAGGCAAAGCGCAAGACGGCTCGCCTCAGTGACCAGCAGCAGACCTGGATGTTGGAGCTGGAGCAGAGTGATGAGGTTCGCGCAGGCTTCAATCATTCCCTTTTTACCCGGGGTGATTCCCGTGAACCGGAACAGGCCGGTATCCTCGGGGCAATATTGGGTTCGTTTTTTACCATGTTGGTGACGCTGGCGCTGAGTTTCCCGATCGGTGTTGCTGCAGCCGTCTATCTGGAAGAGTTTGCCCCGAAGAATCGCTTCACTGACTTTATCGAAGTGAACATCAACAACCTGGCTGCGGTGCCTTCCATCATCTTCGGTTTGCTGGGTCTGGCGGTTTTTATCGGTTTATTCGGTATGCCCCGCTCGGTGCCCTTGGTGGGCGGGTTGGTTCTGACGTTGATGACATTACCCACCATCATTATTTCCAGTCGGGCAGCGATCAAGGCGGTTCCCCCCAGTATTCGGCAGGCAGCGATGGGACTGGGTGCCTCAAAAATGCAGGTGGTATTGCAATTTGTACTGCCACTGGCGCTGCCGGGGATGCTGACCGGTGGCATCATCGGTATGGCCCAGGCACTGGGTGAAACCGCGCCGCTGCTGATGATTGGCATGGTGGCGTTTATCGTTGAATTGCCCGCCGGTGCAATGGATGCCGCCACCGTATTGCCGGTCCAGGTATTTCTCTGGGCCAGCAGTCCGGAGCAATCGTTCGTCACCATGACATCGGCCGCCATCATGGTGCTGATGACATTTCTGATCACAATGAACACTTTGGCGGTCGTCATGCGCAAACGCCTTGAACGCCGCTGGTAA
- a CDS encoding enoyl-CoA hydratase/isomerase family protein gives MSNLDAPVLLSMEGAVARILLNNPAKHNSLTATGIDLFIDCLNQVDANRDIRVLVVTGQGEKTFCAGASLEEMTSGDMTGDKFETLTDRLTAMPMPVICALNGSVYGGGSEIALCCDFRIGVYGMRLKVPAAEIGLCYPPNGIRRYVKRLGVTTAKRILVAAEVLDAEMLLRAGYLTHLVLQDELEVETSKLVDTLTPLSPTTVAAMKQLCDQMADGNLDLARVLAVTSQCHRSGDLKEGLAARREKRQPNFARR, from the coding sequence ATGAGCAATTTGGACGCCCCGGTTTTGCTATCCATGGAAGGAGCGGTAGCTCGCATCCTTCTCAATAACCCAGCCAAACACAATTCACTGACTGCCACTGGTATTGATCTGTTTATTGATTGCCTGAATCAGGTGGACGCCAACCGGGATATCCGGGTCCTGGTGGTTACTGGTCAGGGGGAGAAAACCTTTTGTGCTGGTGCATCGCTGGAAGAAATGACCTCAGGTGATATGACCGGTGATAAATTTGAGACGCTTACCGATCGCCTAACAGCCATGCCCATGCCGGTTATCTGTGCCCTCAATGGCAGTGTCTACGGAGGCGGCTCGGAAATCGCTTTGTGTTGTGATTTTCGGATAGGTGTTTACGGCATGCGGCTCAAGGTGCCTGCCGCGGAAATCGGTCTCTGCTATCCGCCGAACGGCATCCGTCGCTATGTGAAACGCCTGGGTGTCACCACGGCCAAACGGATTCTGGTTGCGGCGGAAGTGCTGGATGCAGAAATGCTGTTGCGGGCCGGTTACCTGACGCATCTGGTGCTTCAGGATGAGCTTGAGGTGGAAACCTCGAAACTGGTGGACACATTGACACCACTCTCACCGACCACGGTAGCGGCCATGAAACAGCTCTGTGATCAGATGGCGGACGGTAATCTTGATCTTGCCAGAGTCCTTGCTGTCACCTCGCAATGTCACCGCTCCGGGGATCTGAAAGAGGGGCTGGCGGCGCGACGGGAAAAGCGCCAACCGAATTTTGCCCGCCGTTAA
- the can gene encoding carbonate dehydratase yields the protein MKELFEKNVAWAAAQKEKDPTFFERLLKQQTPEYLWIGCSDSRVPANEIVGLMPGELFVHRNVANMVVHSDLNCLSVMQFAVEYLKVKHVIVTGHYGCGGVKAAVMKQNLGLIDHWLLNVQDVQYIHQTYLTDDADKDRVIDQVCELNVIEQVVNVCKTNIIRDAWTRGQPLTVHGWIYGIADGLLRDLNMNISCREEMRNVYHAAVEGIKQRYAEPS from the coding sequence GTGAAAGAACTGTTCGAGAAAAATGTTGCCTGGGCCGCGGCCCAGAAAGAGAAAGACCCCACCTTTTTTGAACGGCTTTTAAAACAGCAAACCCCGGAGTATTTGTGGATCGGCTGTTCCGACAGCCGGGTGCCGGCCAACGAGATCGTCGGCCTGATGCCCGGTGAATTATTTGTCCACAGAAATGTGGCCAATATGGTGGTGCACAGCGATCTCAACTGCCTGTCGGTGATGCAGTTCGCAGTCGAATATCTCAAGGTCAAGCATGTGATAGTGACTGGTCACTATGGCTGCGGTGGTGTTAAAGCCGCCGTTATGAAGCAAAATCTGGGATTGATCGACCATTGGCTGCTGAATGTTCAGGATGTGCAGTATATCCATCAGACCTACCTTACCGATGATGCCGATAAAGACCGGGTCATCGATCAGGTTTGTGAGTTGAATGTCATTGAACAGGTGGTCAATGTCTGTAAAACCAATATCATCCGGGATGCCTGGACCCGCGGTCAGCCGCTGACAGTGCACGGCTGGATATACGGTATCGCCGATGGTTTGCTGCGTGACCTGAATATGAACATCAGTTGTCGTGAAGAAATGCGCAACGTCTATCACGCGGCTGTCGAAGGCATCAAACAACGCTATGCCGAACCCTCCTGA
- the leuA gene encoding 2-isopropylmalate synthase, whose amino-acid sequence MITNPASKYRAFVPVQLHDRRWPGRTLEKPPIWMSTDLRDGNQSLIDPMSVDTKLRFFEMLVEIGFKEIEVAFPAASDTDFNFVRRLIEEDRIPEDVTIEVLTQAREDLIARTVESVVGARRAIVHLYNPTAPQFRRIVYNTDVAGVKAIAEQGTRWVKHYTSQHPETEWVYQYSPEVFSGTELAVAKEVCDAVSAIWQPTPEHRMIFNLPATVEMSTPNVYADQVEWMDRNLARRDSIVISVHPHNDRGTAVAAAELALMASADRVEGCLFGNGERTGNVDIVTLALNLYSQGVHPGLDFSRIEAIRRTVEECNQLPVHPRHPYAGELVFTAFSGSHQDAIKKGFAQRVEGEIWEVPYLPIDPADLNRGYEAVVRVNSQSGKGGVSFLLQQQYGLELPRRLQIEFSRVVKAFTDREGREATSADIFALFEQAYLQDNGAYSFEDADVTTHSHGDKGATEVQIQFMEQGKARTVNGIGNGTIDAAVKALGGNISIIDYHEHALGTGSEVEAVCYIEMQIDDGSAIFGVGVHRNIISAAIKAIFNGLGRHRAAARSEEEMEAIAS is encoded by the coding sequence ATGATCACCAATCCCGCCAGCAAATACCGGGCTTTCGTGCCAGTGCAATTGCACGACCGCCGCTGGCCCGGCCGCACCCTCGAAAAACCGCCTATCTGGATGAGCACCGACCTGCGGGACGGCAACCAGTCCCTGATCGACCCCATGTCGGTGGACACCAAGCTGCGTTTTTTCGAGATGCTGGTGGAGATTGGTTTCAAGGAGATCGAAGTGGCATTCCCTGCTGCCTCCGACACCGACTTCAACTTCGTGCGCCGCCTGATAGAGGAAGACCGTATCCCCGAGGATGTCACCATTGAGGTGTTGACCCAGGCGCGAGAGGATTTGATCGCCCGCACCGTGGAATCCGTGGTGGGTGCCCGGCGCGCCATCGTGCATCTGTACAACCCCACAGCGCCACAATTCCGCCGCATCGTCTACAACACTGATGTAGCCGGGGTGAAAGCTATCGCGGAGCAGGGCACCCGCTGGGTCAAGCACTACACCAGCCAGCATCCGGAGACCGAGTGGGTATACCAGTATTCGCCGGAGGTGTTTTCCGGCACCGAATTAGCGGTGGCCAAAGAGGTGTGCGACGCGGTCAGCGCGATCTGGCAGCCCACCCCCGAGCACAGAATGATTTTCAACCTGCCCGCCACGGTGGAGATGTCCACTCCCAACGTCTATGCCGATCAGGTGGAATGGATGGATCGTAATCTGGCGCGCCGGGATAGTATTGTTATCAGCGTCCACCCCCACAACGACCGGGGCACCGCCGTGGCGGCGGCGGAACTGGCGTTGATGGCTAGCGCCGACCGGGTGGAGGGCTGCCTGTTTGGCAACGGTGAGCGCACCGGCAATGTGGATATCGTCACCCTGGCCCTGAACCTCTATTCCCAGGGCGTGCATCCCGGTCTGGATTTTTCCCGCATCGAGGCCATTCGCCGCACCGTGGAAGAGTGCAACCAGTTGCCGGTGCATCCCCGCCATCCCTATGCGGGTGAGCTGGTGTTCACCGCCTTTTCCGGTTCCCACCAGGACGCCATCAAGAAGGGCTTTGCCCAGCGGGTGGAGGGCGAGATCTGGGAGGTGCCTTACCTGCCCATCGACCCCGCCGACCTGAACCGGGGCTACGAGGCGGTGGTGCGGGTCAACAGTCAGTCCGGCAAGGGTGGCGTCAGCTTCCTGTTGCAACAGCAATACGGTCTGGAATTGCCGCGCCGCCTGCAGATCGAGTTCAGCCGGGTGGTGAAAGCCTTCACCGACCGCGAGGGCCGCGAGGCCACCAGTGCCGATATCTTCGCCCTGTTTGAACAGGCGTATTTGCAGGATAACGGCGCTTACAGCTTCGAAGATGCGGATGTCACCACCCACAGCCACGGCGACAAAGGCGCCACCGAAGTGCAGATCCAGTTTATGGAGCAGGGCAAAGCCAGAACCGTCAATGGCATTGGCAACGGCACCATCGACGCGGCGGTAAAAGCCCTGGGCGGGAATATCAGTATCATCGACTACCACGAGCACGCCCTGGGAACAGGCTCAGAAGTTGAGGCCGTGTGCTATATCGAAATGCAGATCGACGACGGCTCGGCGATATTCGGCGTAGGGGTGCACCGCAATATCATCAGTGCGGCGATCAAGGCCATTTTCAATGGCCTCGGTCGGCACCGGGCAGCAGCGAGGTCGGAGGAGGAAATGGAAGCCATCGCCAGCTAA